A genomic stretch from Malus domestica chromosome 15, GDT2T_hap1 includes:
- the LOC103405615 gene encoding uncharacterized protein gives MARCRLDMAAKAASASSLLVACSSSSSDFHRPRQLRIGASSSAVPSGVDLNTLQSAIAKKDSSAVKQALDQLSDIGWAKKWSSQPYVSRRTTSLRELTTLGIKNAETLAVPSVRNDAAFLFTVVGTTGFLGLLAGQLPGDWGFFVPYLLGSISLIVLGVGSTAPGLLQAAISGFSSFFPDYQERIARHEAAHFLVAYLLGLPILGYSLDIGKEHVNLIDERLEKLIYSGQLDAKELDRLAVVAMAGLAAEGLKYDKVIGQSADLFTLQRFINRSKPQLSKDQQQNLTRWAVLFAGSLLKNDKVIHEALITAMSNKATILECIEAIEKAA, from the exons ATGGCGAGGTGCCGCTTGGACATGGCTGCAAAGGCTGCTTCTGCTTCCAGTTTATTGGTAGCCtgctcctcttcctcctccgacTTTCATCGTCCCCGCCAATTGCGAATCGGAGCTTCTTCCTCTGCTGTTCCTTCTGGTGTCGACCTCAACACCCTCCAATCCGCCATTGCAAAG AAAGATAGCAGTGCGGTTAAACAGGCACTTGATCAGCTAAGTGACATTGGTTGGGCCAAGAAATGGAGTTCTCAGCCATATGTCTCGCGGCGTACG ACATCGCTTAGGGAGCTGACAACTCTTGGCATTAAAAATGCAGAAACTCTTGCAGTTCCCAGTGTCAGAAATGAT GCGGCCTTTCTATTCACCGTGGTAGGGACAACGGGATTCTTAGGTCTTCTTGCTGGCCAACTTCCTGGG GATTGGGGGTTTTTCGTACCATACTTGCTCGGGAGCATCTCTTTAATAGTTTTGGGTGTGGGAAGCACTGCCCCTGG GCTTCTTCAAGCTGCGATATCTGGCTTTTCATCATTTTTCCCAGACTATCAGGAGAGAATTGCTAGGCATGAAGCTGCTCATTTCTTAG TTGCATATTTGCTGGGCCTTCCTATTCTGGGATACTCTCTAGATATTGGGAAAGAGCATGTCAACCTTATTGATGAAAGGCTCGAGAAGCTGATATACAGCGGGCAGCTCGATGCAAAGGAACTAGACAG GTTGGCGGTGGTAGCAATGGCTGGACTTGCAGCAGAAGGTCTGAAATATGACAAAGTGATCGGTCAATCTGCTGATCTTTTCACTCTACAG AGATTTATCAACAGAAGCAAGCCGCAGCTCAGCAAAGATCAGCAGCAAAATCTTACTAGATGGGCT GTTTTGTTTGCCGGATCGCTCTTAAAAAATGATAAGGTGATTCATGAAGCCTTAATAACAGCAATGTCAAACAAGGCAACTATCCTGGAATGCATTGAAGCAATTGAGAAAGCTGCTTGA
- the LOC103405614 gene encoding 4-alpha-glucanotransferase, chloroplastic/amyloplastic, with translation MALKLNSSLSLLPSTLSPKLSANSSSSCCSIPTSSLFSPTHFQPKTRIIPFLQNPCPMKCSFLSTLAAEVGVGEDLPLDYGDMFPKADPSERRRAGVLLHPTSFRGPHGIGDLGDEAFRFVDWLHEGGCSLWQVLPLVPPGRKANEEGSPYSGQDANCGNTLLISLEELVKDGLLTKEELPKPIDSERVNYSTVADIKDPLITKAAERLIRSEGELKSQLEDFRNDPDISSWLEDAAYFAAIDSSFNAFSWYEWPEPLKNRHLAALEEIYQSKQHFINVFIAEQFLFQRQWQKVRKYAQTKGISIMGDMPIYVGYHSADVWANKKHFLLNRNGFPLQVSGVPPDAFSETGQLWDSPLYDWKSMEKEGFSWWIRRIRRAQNIYDEFRIDHFRGLAGFWAVPSEAKVATVGRWKAGPGKSFFDAISRAVGKVNIIAEDLGVITEDVIQLRKSIGAPGMAVLQFGFGSDAANPHLPHNHEPNQVVYTGTHDNDTIRGWWDVLKQGEKSNVLKYLSITEEDDITWELIKAALSSVARTAIIPMQDILRLGNSARMNIPATQFGNWGWRIPSSTSFDNLESEALQLRDMLSMYGRL, from the exons ATGGCCTTGAAACTGAAtagctctctctcactcctccCCTCCACTCTGTCTCCCAAGCTCTCCGCCAACTCCTCTTCCTCCTGCTGCTCAATCCCCACCTCCTCCCTCTTCTCCCCCACCCACTTCCAACCCAAAACCAGAATTATTCCATTCCTTCAGAACCCCTGCCCAATGAAATGCTCTTTCCTTTCTACTCTTGCCGCCGAAGTCGGCGTCGGCGAGGACTTGCCCCTCGACTACGGCGACATGTTCCCCAAGGCCGATCCGAGCGAGCGCAGAAGAGCGGGCGTGCTGCTCCACCCGACGTCGTTCCGTGGACCCCACGGCATTGGCGATCTCGGAGATGAGGCGTTTCGGTTCGTAGATTGGCTTCATGAGGGGGGTTGCTCCCTTTGGCAGGTGCTTCCGCTTGTCCCTCCTGGTCGCAAAGCCAACGAGGAGGGATCCCCTTACTCTGGTCAG GATGCAAATTGTGGTAACACTCTGTTGATATCTCTTGAGGAGCTTGTTAAGGATGGTTTGTTGACAAAGGAAGAGCTTCCAAAACCAAT TGATTCTGAGCGTGTGAACTACTCAACTGTTGCTGACATTAAGGATCCTCTAATAACTAAG GCTGCAGAGAGGCTTATTAGGAGTGAAGGTGAACTTAAAAGTCAGCTTGAAGATTTCCGTAATGACCCTGATATATCAA GTTGGCTTGAGGATGCGGCTTATTTTGCAGCAATTGACAGCAGTTTCAATGCTTTCAGTTGGTACGAGTGGCCTGAACCTTTAAAAAATCGCCATCTTGCAGCACTGGAAGAAATTTACCAGAGCAAACAGCATTTT ATAAATGTCTTCATTGCCGAGCAatttttgttccaaaggcaATGGCAGAAAGTTCGCAAATATGCACAGACGAAGGGAATTAGTATCATGGGAGACATGCCTATTTACGTAGGTTATCACAGTGCAGATGTTTGGGCCaataaaaaacattttttgCTG AACAGAAATGGTTTTCCTCTTCAAGTTAGCGGCGTTCCCCCTGATGCTTTCAGTGAAACTGGTCAGCTATGGGACAG CCCTCTATATGATTGGAAATCAATGGAGAAAGAAGGATTTTCATGGTGGATACGCCGCATACGAAGAGCACAAAATATATATGATGAATTCAGGATAGACCATTTTAGAGGACTTGCTGGTTTTTGGGCTGTTCCTTCTG AAGCAAAAGTTGCAACAGTTGGACGATGGAAG GCAGGACCTGGAAAATCCTTTTTTGACGCCATATCCAGAGCAGTTGGGAAGGTTAACATAATTGCTGAAGACTTG GGAGTTATCACTGAGGATGTAATTCAGCTAAGGAAATCCATCGGGGCGCCTGGAATGGCCGTCCTCCAGTTTG GTTTTGGAAGTGATGCTGCTAACCCTCATTTACCGCATAATCATGAGCCCAATCAAGTTGTTTACACAGGAACTCATGACAATGACACG ATTCGAGGTTGGTGGGATGTTTTGAAGCAAGGAGAGAAGTCCAAT GTCCTGAAGTATCTTTCAATCACTGAAGAAGATGATATCACATGGGAACTCATAAAGGCTGCATTATCTTCTGTGGCACGAACAGCAATCATACCTATGCAAGATATTCTTAGGTTGGGAAATTCTGCGAGGATGAACATTCCTGCTACTCAG TTTGGAAACTGGGGTTGGAGGATACCTAGTTCCACGAGCTTTGATAACTTGGAGTCAGAAGCTTTGCAACTGAGGGATATGTTGTCGATGTATGGGCGGCTGTAG